Proteins encoded together in one Synechococcus sp. BL107 window:
- the fmt gene encoding methionyl-tRNA formyltransferase — protein MKILYWGTPDYAVPTLLALHTAGHEIVGVVTQPDRRRGRGKQLLPSAVKVCAQSLGLSVYTPERIKIDTDCQNELANLKPDISVVVAFGQILPKSVLEQPPLGCWNGHGSLLPRWRGAGPIQWALLEGDSETGVGIMAMEEGLDTGPVLLEQRIPICLCQNAETVAMELSQLTAKLMVEAMDLIFKAGMGSEAERLIRLNVQNQGQKSSYARMLKKDDFQINWNDSALLTHRKVMGLYPSAYTIWRNKRLKLTDTEPLIERFRDEISADARVLLGQWSTGGDQPGTVLACINHVGIVVSTSGCPILIREAQLEGKGRSRAQGLIQQLDASTGDTFQ, from the coding sequence ATGAAAATCCTCTATTGGGGTACACCCGATTATGCAGTGCCGACCTTACTTGCATTGCATACTGCAGGTCATGAGATCGTTGGTGTTGTAACCCAGCCAGACCGCCGGCGGGGACGAGGAAAACAATTATTGCCTTCAGCTGTAAAAGTTTGTGCACAGTCACTTGGGTTGTCTGTTTATACCCCAGAACGAATCAAGATAGATACTGATTGTCAAAATGAGTTAGCCAATCTCAAGCCAGACATCTCGGTCGTTGTGGCGTTTGGTCAAATTCTTCCGAAATCGGTCCTTGAACAACCACCCCTCGGGTGTTGGAACGGCCATGGTTCACTTTTACCGCGTTGGAGAGGTGCCGGTCCGATTCAGTGGGCGTTGTTAGAAGGTGATTCTGAAACAGGCGTCGGGATTATGGCCATGGAAGAAGGATTGGATACTGGACCAGTCCTACTCGAGCAACGGATTCCAATTTGCCTATGTCAAAACGCTGAGACCGTCGCAATGGAATTAAGTCAGCTCACAGCAAAGCTCATGGTCGAAGCTATGGACTTAATTTTCAAAGCCGGAATGGGAAGCGAGGCCGAACGTTTAATTCGGTTAAATGTTCAGAATCAAGGGCAAAAGTCCAGTTACGCCAGGATGCTTAAAAAAGATGATTTTCAAATTAATTGGAACGACTCAGCCCTCCTTACCCACAGAAAGGTGATGGGTTTGTATCCCAGTGCCTATACGATCTGGCGTAATAAACGATTAAAATTGACAGACACTGAGCCATTGATTGAGCGCTTTAGGGACGAGATTTCAGCGGATGCACGGGTATTGCTTGGACAATGGTCCACCGGAGGAGATCAACCTGGAACTGTTTTGGCTTGTATCAATCATGTGGGAATTGTTGTGAGCACTAGCGGATGCCCAATTCTTATACGCGAAGCACAGCTGGAAGGCAAAGGGAGAAGTCGAGCTCAGGGTTTGATACAGCAATTAGACGCATCGACTGGGGATACGTTTCAGTAA
- a CDS encoding DUF6464 family protein yields the protein MLVELRDAGSGTLLNRVQLDDPPHPGSWLELDGICYLIMQRQHRYSLKGGAYQLSAVALVVKPQSRPVDAKYWRHGWVIGDPTCRFNALSPLLRCVVWPDGPCGECSHFEAR from the coding sequence ATGCTGGTTGAGCTTAGAGATGCAGGGAGCGGAACCCTTTTGAACCGGGTTCAATTGGATGATCCACCCCATCCTGGTTCATGGCTTGAATTGGATGGCATATGCTATTTGATCATGCAAAGACAGCATCGATATTCCCTCAAAGGGGGGGCATATCAACTTTCTGCTGTTGCCCTTGTTGTTAAACCCCAGTCCCGTCCAGTGGATGCCAAATATTGGCGCCATGGATGGGTCATTGGTGATCCGACATGTCGGTTTAATGCTCTAAGCCCTCTTTTGCGATGCGTTGTTTGGCCTGATGGGCCTTGTGGAGAATGCAGTCATTTTGAGGCTCGTTAG
- a CDS encoding DUF475 domain-containing protein: MDITALPSLTDLYEGADQWREVVSLLPVLVLLEVVLSADNAVALAAIARSGNNPERERLSLNIGITMALVLRIGLIVAAQWVLQHLWVQLVAAAYLMWLVFDHFWQRNQAEIQDNRDEKVIDRLPRSLVKTVILLAFTDLAFSIDSVAAAVAVSDQVILIATAAMIGIVALRFTSGLFIRWLDEYPRLETAGFLAVGFVSIRLILHVLFPLLNQPDWFTLLIVLVFFGWGLSIKKSDSMIDPRHAG; the protein is encoded by the coding sequence ATGGACATCACAGCGCTTCCTTCCCTGACAGACCTGTATGAGGGAGCTGACCAATGGCGGGAGGTGGTTTCGCTGTTGCCAGTGTTGGTTTTACTCGAGGTTGTGCTGTCGGCAGACAACGCTGTGGCCTTGGCCGCGATAGCCCGTAGTGGAAACAACCCAGAACGAGAGCGTTTATCTCTCAACATTGGAATTACGATGGCACTTGTACTGCGAATTGGCCTAATTGTTGCTGCACAATGGGTTTTGCAACATCTCTGGGTACAACTAGTTGCGGCTGCTTATTTGATGTGGCTAGTTTTCGACCATTTCTGGCAACGTAATCAAGCAGAAATTCAGGATAATCGAGATGAAAAAGTAATTGACAGGCTGCCGAGAAGTCTTGTAAAAACTGTAATTTTATTAGCCTTTACAGATCTTGCATTTTCAATCGATAGTGTTGCCGCTGCTGTGGCTGTAAGTGATCAGGTGATTCTCATTGCTACTGCAGCGATGATCGGAATTGTTGCTCTACGATTTACATCAGGTTTATTCATACGGTGGCTTGATGAGTATCCGAGATTAGAAACTGCAGGATTCCTTGCCGTTGGATTTGTCTCGATAAGACTCATTCTTCACGTTCTCTTTCCTCTGCTTAATCAACCAGATTGGTTCACATTATTAATCGTTCTAGTCTTCTTTGGTTGGGGACTTTCGATCAAAAAGTCTGATTCAATGATCGACCCTCGCCATGCTGGTTGA